CGGACTCGCCCACGACGGCGACCGTCTCGCCGCGGCCGATGTCGAGGCTGACGTCGCGCACGGCGGCCACGGGCCCGTGCGGGGTCTCGAAGGTGACCGTGAGGTTGCGGACCGCCAGCAGCGGGCCGTCCTGCAGGTCCTCGGTCGGCGTGACCGCGGTGGTCGTGGTCATGGTGCTCCCGTCTCCAGGCGTGGCCGGTCGGTCGTGCGAGCGGGCAGTGCGCGGCCACCGGCCTCGAAGGCGCTGGCGACGCCGGCGAGGGCCGTGGCCGCGATCTCGTCGGTAGAGACCAGCGAGGCCAGGGGCGTGAGTGGACGCTCGGGGGTGCCGGTCGTGCCGTGCAGCCGGGTGGCGGCGACGGCCACGGCAAGCTCACGGTCGAGCGCGACGGCGAGGAACGTGCCCGTGAACCCGCCGTGCACGGCGAGCGGCACGGCCTCTCCGGCCACCGCCACGCTGGCCAACCGGAATCCCAGCGCACGGTCGGGCGCGATGGCCAAGGGACGGGTGAACGCGGCGACCACCTCGGGCGGGACCACAGCCGGGTCGGCCAGCGACCGACCGAGCCGGAGCAGCTCGGGCACCGTGGCGAAGAGGCCCGCGTGCCCGGCGACACCATCGAGGGCGTGGGCGGCGTTGCCGTCGTTGACCTCCCCCACTGGCCGCCGGGTGCGCCAGCCGTCGAAGTCGCCGACCCGGGCCTCGACGGGGTAGGGGTCGCCCTGCGCGACCATGTGGTGCTCGACCACGTCGCTGTCGCCGGACGCCGCGGCCTCCTCGGCCGGGACGGGCCCGTAGCCGGTGCGGCGCAGGCCCAGTGGCCGGGCGACCAGCTCGTCGAACGCCTCGTCCTGCCGCCGACCGGTGACGCCCTCGATCACCGCTCCGAGGGTGATCATCCCGAGGTCGGAGTAGGCCCAGTGCGTGCCGGGCTCGCAGAGCAGAGACGTGGCGGCCGCCAGGGCCAACGCCTCGTCGCGCACCGTGGTGCGGCAGTAGAGCGGCAGCCACGCGGGCAGGCCGGAGGTGTGCTCGAGCAGGTGCCGCACACGCACCTGCGCGTGGTCGCCACCGACCTCCGGCAGGTATGCCGTGACCGACGCCTCGAGGTCGAGGGTCCCGTCCGCGACGAGGCGCATCGCGAGCGCCGTCGTCGAGGCGACCTTGGTGACCGAGGCTAGGTCGAGGCGGGTGTCCGCCGTCATCGGGCGGGCCGCTTCGCCCGGACCTGCCATCACGGCATACCCACCTGCCGCCACCGACACCTCCGCGCCGGCCAGCACGCCCACCACCGCGCCGGCTGGGTGCGTGCCCGGATCACCGAGCCGCAGGAGGGCCTCGACGAGGGGGTCGAGGTCGAGGGTCACGGCGTCCCGTCCTCGAGGGTGAGGCGGGTGGGTGCGGTGCCTCCGGCCACCGGCAGTGCGCCACCGTCGGGGCCGGGAGTGACCGTGCCGAGCACGCGCGCCTCCCGCGCCCCCGTGCAGGTCGGGACGTTGCCCGGTATGCCGTGCAGGGTGGCCCAGCCGATGAGGGCGAACGCGATGGCCTCCTTGGCGTCGGGGTCGAGCCCGAGCTCCACGGTCGTGGCGAAGCGCACCTCGGGGGCGGCCTTGGCGAGCGCCCGCATCAGCGTGGGGTTGCGGGCGCCCCCGCCCGAGACGAAGACCCGGTCGACGCCCGCGGCGACCAGCGCGTCGGCGACGGTGCGGGCGGTGAGTTCTACCAGCGTCGCCACGAGGTCGGGCAGTGACGCCGTGCCGCCCCACGTGGCGAGGGCCTCGTCGACGTAGCGCGCGTGGAACAGCTCCTTGCCGGTGCTCTTGGGTGCGGGGTCGCGGTAGTAGGGATCGGCGCGCAGGACCTCGAGCAGGTCGGGCAGCACCCGCCCCGCGGCGCTCACCTCCCCGTCCCGGTCGAACGCCAGCGGAGTGGAGGGGTCGGCCGCCAGGACGGCGTCCACCAGCGCGTTCGCCGGGCCGATGTCCCAGGCCACCGGGTCGGCGCCGGGGGCGCACACCGTGACGTTGGAGATGCCGCCGAGGTTGAGCGCGGCCGCGGTGACGCCGTCAGCCCGCAGCGGCTCCAGGACGAGGGTGTCGAGCAACGGCACCAGCGGGGCGCCCTGGCCGCCCGCGACGATGTCGGCGATGCGCACGTCGCTCACGACGGGCAGCCGCGTCCGCTCGGCGACCCAGGCCGGCTGGCCGAGCTGGAGCGTCCCGAGGGCACTGCCCTCCTCGACCCAGTGGTAGACGGTCTGCCCGTGCGAGCAGACCGCGTCGACCGGGCCACCGCCGGCAGCCGCGTGGGTCGCCAGCGCCCGATGGGCTGCCTCACCGAAAGCCCTGCCGATGAGCGTGTCGAGCCGGGTCACCTCGGCCAGGCTCGTGTCGGCCGGCGGCAAAGCTGCCACGAGCAGGGCCCGCAGGTCGTCGTCGTAGGGCACGGAGTCGACCAGCTCGACGCGCCCCACCAGCTCGTCGCCGCGGCGCGAGAAGTCGCAGACGGCGACGTCGATGCCGTCGTGCGACGTCCCGGAGATCATCCCCAGCAACCGCATCAGCGCGACCCCCGCGAGCGCGGGTCGAGGGCAGACCGCAGGCTGTCGCCCAACAGGTTGAGCCCGACGACGAAGACGACCAGGGCCGCACCCGGGAACGCGAGCATCCACGGCGCGACCGTGGAGAGGGTCTGCGCGTCGTAGACCATGCCCCCGAGCGAGGCCGCCGGAGGAGGCGTGCCGAAGCCGAGGAAGCTCAGAGAGGCCTCGGTGAGGATGGCCCACGACAGCGACAGCGTGGTCTGGACCACGAGGATGCCGCGCATGTTGGGGACCACGTGGGCGAACAGCGTCGACATCCGCGACCGTCCGATGGCCGTCGAGGCGGTCACGTAGTCGACCGTGCGCAGGGTGAGCACCGGTCCGCGGGCCACTCGCGCGAAGATCGGCATGTAGACCGTGGCGATCGCCAGGCTGACCGTCACCCAGCTGCGCTCCAGGGTCGCGGCCAGGGCCAGGGCGAGCAGCAGCGACGGGAACGCGAACAGCACGTTGGTGACCACTCCGACGACGCGGTCGAGCAGACCCCCGAAGTAGCCGGCCAGCACGCCGAGGAGCACGCCGACGAGTCCGGCGACGCCGACGGAGACGACCGCGATGCGCAGCGAGTTCGCCAGCCCGGCGGCCACGCGGGAGAAGACGTCGCGGCCGAACTGGTCGGTGCCGAACCAGTGCGCGCCCGACGGGCCCTGCAGCGCCACCGTGACGTCCTGACGCGCCGGGTCGTAGGGCGTCAGCCCGAGCAGACCGGCCAGTGCGAGGAGCACCACCAGCACGGTGAGCACGACGCCCACCACCGCGGACGGCTGGCGCAGCGCGGTGAGGAGCTGTGAGCGGCGGGAGGTCCGGACCACCCGGGCCGGGACCGTCGTCGTGGCGCTCACTCCGCGCGCACCTTCGGGTCGACGACCCGGTAGAGCAGGTCGGTCGCCAGGTTGACCAGCACGAACATCACCGCGATGACGAGGACGGTGCTCTGCACCACGGCATACTCCTTCTGGTTCAGGCCGAGCAGGACCTGCCGGCCGATGCCCGGGATGGAGAAGATCTGCTCGATCACGAGCGTCCCCCCGAGCAGGAAGCCGAACTGCAGCCCGCCGATCGTGACGATCGGGATGAGCGCGTTGCGCAGCACGTGGCGCCACTGCAGCCGCCGGGACGGCACGCCCTTGGCCCGGGCGGTGCGGATGTAGTCCTCGTCGCGGATCGCCAGCACCGACGCCCGTGCCGTCTGGAACACGGGTGAGGCGATGCTCACGCCGAGGACGAGCGCCGGCAGCAGCATCTGCTGGAGGTTGAGCGCCGGGTTCTCGGCGAGGGTGGCGAACTCCTCGCCGTTGGGGTTCCAGCCGAAGGCGTTGGCCAGCCAGGTCGAGACCACCGTGGCGACGAGGAAGGTCGGCAGCGACAGGGCCAGCAGGCTGGCGAGCTGCGTGCCACTGTCGCGTGTGGCGCCCGGGCGGCTGGCCGCGAGGAGGCCGCCCGGGACGCCGAGCGCCAGGCCGATGACGATCGACAGCACGGCGAGCTCGACCGTGGTCGGCAGCGCCGAGGCCGTCATGTCGAGCACGCTCTGCCGCGACGTGGTGGACACCCCGAGGTTGCCGCTCAGCACCCCGCCCAGCCAGTTGACGTACTGCCCCACCAGGGGCTGGTCGAGCCCGTAGTAGGCGCGCAGGTCGGCCAGCTGCTCCGGGCTGAGCGCGCCGGCCTCGATGCCGTAGCTCGCCGTGATCTGGTCGCCGGGCAGAACCCTGAGCAGCACGAAGGTCAGCACGGAGACACCCACGAGCGTGAGCAGCGCCTCGAGGAGGCGCCGCAGCACGGGGTGGCGGGTCAGGGCGGAGAGCAGCGACATGGCGTGGTGAACGTCCTCGTCAGGCGGCGGACTTCGTGGCCTTCCACAGGGTGCTCAGGTCGCCGTTGGTGCGCGGCTCGAAGCCCTTCACCGCGGTGTTGGCGGCGACGTAGAGGTTGCCCGTGTAGGTCCACACCCAGGCGGCGTTGTCCTCCAGCTCCTGCGAGACCTTGGCGTAGACGGCCTTGCGCTCGTTGGTGTCGGTCGTCGCCTTGCCCTCGGCGAAGAGCTTGTCGAGCGTCGCCGACCGGTAGCCGGCCACCTTGTTGAACGAGCCGGTCGAGGTGAAGTAGCGGGCGTACATCGTGTTGGGGTCGGTGCTGCCGCCGTTGAGCGCGATCGCGGTGTCGAAGTCACCGGCGAGCCAGCGCTGCACGTAGGCGTTGGAGTCGAGCGTCTCGAGCTTGACCTCGATGCCGACCTCCTTCAGCTGCGCCTGGATGTTCTGCGCCTCGTTGACGGCGGTGGAGTACAGCCCCTGGGAGGTGATCATGTTGATCGACAGGCCCCCGGACTTGCCTGCCTTGCCGAGGTGCTCGCGGGCCTGGGCCAGGTCGCGCTGCGGGCACGGCCTGCTGTCGGGGTCGGAGCGGTATGCCGGCGACGTCACCGGGCCGGTGACCTTGCCGGCGCCGAGGGCGGCGGTGTCGAGCACCTGCTTGCGGTCGATCGCGCAGGAGATGGCCAGGCGCACGTTGACGTCCTTCAGCGCCGGCGCGTCGGCCCGCAGCTGCAGGACGTGGTAGCTGAGCTGGTCGACCGTGGAGACCTTGACGTTGTCGGCGGTGGCAGTCTTGGCGGTGACCGAGTTGTCGAAGACCGCCATGTCGACCGCCCCCGAGCGCAGGGCCGAGACCATGGCCTTCTCGTCGGCGATGACGCGGAACTGCACGCCGGCCAGACCCGGCTTGCCCTGGTAGTAGTCCGGGTTGGCCTTCAGCGTGATCGACTGGTTGGGGGTGCGGCTCTCGAACAGGTAGGGCCCGGAGCCGACCGGCTTGGTGGTGAGGCTGTCGACCGGCACGTCGGAGGGGACGATCGAGGTGTTGACGTTGGACAGGGCCGAGACGAACGAGGCGTCGGGCGCCTTGAGGGTGACGACCACCGTCTGCGGGTCTGGGGCCTCGATGCCCTTGACCGAGGCGAAGTAGGACGCCGAGGTCGCCTTCGTGGCCGGGTCCATGATCGTGTCGAAGGTGTACTTGACGTCCTCGGAGTCCAGCGCGGAGCCGTTGCCGAACTTCAGGTCCTTCTTCAGCGTGAAGGTGTAGGTCAGGCCGTCGTCGGAGATCTTCGGCAGGTCGGCCAGACCCGCCACCGGCTGGAGGCTGGCGTCGGTGTTCAGCAGGGTGCTGTAGATCTGGCCGAGCACCTGGACCGACTGCGTCGAGGTCGACAGCCATGGGACGGTCTGGGTCGGGTCGGCGCTGATGCCGAACACCAGGGGGCCGTCGGCCTTGCCGCCTGAGGCGCCGCTGCTGCCACCCGAGCAGCCGGCCAGGGCGAGGGAGGTGACGACGGCCGCTCCGAGGACGACCGTCCGCACCGGCATGGCAGGGCGGAACTTCTGCATGGGCTCTCCTTGGGCTGGGCGTCGGCTCCGGGCACGTCCCTGCCGATCGCACGGGGGTTTCGCGGCCCAATATGGCACTTTGTTCCGCAGTTGGGTACCTGTGCGTGAAGTTGTTTCACATCGTTATCCGAGCCCTGACCAGCGGCTCGCGGGTACGGTGACGGCCGTGAGCGACGCCCAGACCCAGACCGGCACATCGGCCGCCTGCCAGCCCACCATCGGAGGCCTGGCCCCCTGCGACAACTGCGGGGCGCCGATGCGCTGGGAGACCTCGCACCAGCGGTGCGACTCCTGTGGCCACATCGTCCCGTGCTGCGAAGGTGCCCCGCTGGGCTGAGGCAGGGGGTCGATCTCCCTGCGGGGGCTTCCGCCACAGGCCTGCCGCGGTGAGAGCGGAAACCGCGCGAACGGGCACCGCTCTGCAGTGGGGGAACTATTCTCCAGACATGATGGAGCCGGGTCCGGCAGAGGCCCTCAGCCGAGTCCTGGACGCGGCTGAGAACGCCTCACCCCTCGACGCAGTGGAGGCGGTCACCCGAGCCCTGGCTGCCACGCTCCATGCGGGTGCGGCCTTCTTCCTCATCGAGGACCTCTCCGGGCGTGGCCTCATCCGGCTGTCCCATGCAATGGATGGCGACGCCGAGACCGTCTTCGTCGCCCGGCAGGGCGAGGAGAGTGCCACGACGCGCTTCGATGGCGCCGAGCAGGCCGTGGTGCTGCCCTTCGACGGTGGCCCCGCAGAGGTTGCCGTCCGCTCCCAGACGGTCCCGGTGGTGCCTTGCCCCACCAGCCATGGCGATGGTGGGGGCGCCTCGGTTCGACGGTGGACGGTGCTCGCACCGGTCACCGAGCGGGGCGAGGTCCTCGGACTGCTCGAGCTGACCCTTCCCGCCGAGCCGACGGCCGCCACCCTCACCGACATCAGCCGGATCGGGCACGTGCTCGCCTTTGTGATCATCGCGAACGGCCGGCACACCGACCTGTTCGAGTGGGGCCAGCGCACCACCAACTTCACCCTCCCTGCCGAGATCCAGCGGCGGCTGTTGCCGCCCGCCTTCACGTGCGAGGCCGGCGCCTTCACCCTCTCGGCCTGGCTCGAGCCGGCGGCATCCGTAGGCGGGGACTCCTTCGACTACTCCCTCGCGCGCGATGTGCTCCACCTGTCCCTCACCGATGCCATGGGGCACGGGGTGGCCAGCGCGCTCAACGCCACCCTGTGCGTCGGCAGCCTGCGCAATGCGCGCCGCTCCGGTGCGTCGCTGCTCGAGCAGGCGACACTGGCGAACGCGCGCATCCACCAACACGCCGGTGAAACCGGCTCCGAGGGCTTTGCCACCGGCCTGCTCGGTCGGCTCGACCTGCGGACCGGCACGCTGGCCCTGGTCAATGCCGGGCACGTCTTCCCCTACCTGTGCCGGGCCGGCTCCGTCAGCAAGGTCCCGCTTCCGGCGGACCTCCCCCTGGGGATGTTCCCCGACACGGACTATCGCAGCACCGACGTGGTGCTCGAGCCGGGCGACCGTCTTGTCCTGGTGACCGACGGGATGTTGGAACGCAACGCCGCCAACCTCGACCTGCGTGCCGGGATCACCGGCACCAGGAGCCTGCACCCCCGAGAGGCAACTCGCGCCCTGGCCCGCGGAGTCCTGGACGTGGCAGGGCCGGCCCTGACCGACGACGCAACCCTGATGGTGATCGACTGGCACGGCGGTCACGGGCGGGAACGCCACACCTCCGGGGGCTCCGAGCCGCACACCGCCAGTGCTCCCGTACCGTCGAGCCATGACTGAGCCAGCGGACGAGACGAGGGTCGACCACCGGGCTGAACTGCTGCCGGAGGAGCAGGCGGCCGGCAGCGCAGACCCCGAGGCGCAGGCCGAGGCGATCCTCGCCGAGTCGGCGGAGCGCACCGAGCACCCGGACGAGACCCGGCGCGCGTCGACCCAGACGCCCGACGAGGAGGACACCGCCCCGGCGACTCCGGCCGACCCCGCGACCGGTCGGCCGACTGACGCCGGCACTGGCACCACCCCCGACTGACGAGCAGCCGGACCTCGGCACGACGTCGCTATCCGGCGCAGCAGGAGCAGTCGGACACCAGCCGGTCGAGCAGCTCACCGAGCCCGTGCCGGGCCCGGCCGGGCATGCGCGCCGAGGTCAGCACGGCAGGCTCCCGCACGGCGAGCACCCGGTGGCCCCCGGCCCGCAGGCTCCGGACCAGGCCGTGGTCCTCCCCGTGGGCCACTGCCGGGAAGCCGCCGACCGCGGCATACGCGTCCATGCGCACCGCGAGGTTCGCGCCGTAGACGTGGCGGTGCCCCACCGCCGCCATCCCGTCCCGCACGATCTGCCCGTAGGCCGCGGCCGCGGCCGGGTGCGCCCGCCAGCCCTCGAGGTCGACCAGGCCCGCGACGCAGTGCGCCTCGGCTGCCCTGGCGTGGGTGAGCAGGGCGGACACCCAGTGCGTCGGGACGACCGAGTCGGCGTCGGTGCTGAACACCCAGGCCTTCGGCGACGACGCCAGCCCGAGGACGGCGCCGGCCGCCGAGACCAGCCGCCGGCGCACCTCGCCGACCGTGCCGGAGTCGGCGTCGGTGTGCCGGTAGACCTCGAGGTCGGGCATTGCCGCGAGCGCGTGCTCGACCAGGGCTGCCGTCTGGTCGGTGCTGCGGTGCACGGCGACGGCGAGGGCAGCCCGCTGGACGCCTGCGGAGCGGCGGGCATGACGCAGCGCGTCGGCGACGCTGTCGAGGCACCGGGACACCCGGTGCTCCTCGTCCCGGGCGGGGACCGCCACCAGCACGTCGGTCATGGCTGGCTGCCGAGAAACAGCGCGTCGCCGTCGGTGCCCTGCTGGCGCACGTAGAGGTCGAGGTCGTCGACCGCGCGAGTGAGGGGCCCGTCGAACGCCAGCCCGGCCGGGCCCGCGACCGCCCTGGCATGCTCGAGCAGACGTCGCACGGCCGCCCCGACCACTGACCGGGCCTCGGTGGCCAGCACCTGCGGCGACGTCACCTCGCCTCCCGCCAGCCGGGCCGCGGCAGCCTCGACCGCGCCGGCAGCGGTGACGAGCTCGGTGCGCAGGTGCCCGAGCCGCAGCTGCACGGCGGGCGAGACGGGGCCGGCTCCCACGTGCCGGCGCACCAGGTCGACGACCCGGGCCGCCCCGCCGACCCATACGGCGGCGACTCCCACCCCGCCGGGGAAGAACCCCCGCCGGCCGAGGTAGAACCCTGCCCCACCGAGCTGGCGCGCCTCCCGGTCGGGCACGTCGTGGGCGAGCTGGACGGTGTGCGAGTGCGACAACCGCATCGCCGAGGCCTGCCAGGCGGTCTCGTCGACCGGCCAGGCGTCCACGGCGACGTCGAGCAGCACACTCGTCTCGTCGTCCAGCCAGACCGGCACGAGCGCCCGGTCGAGCACCCCTGCGCCGGAGGCGAAGCGCAGGGTCCCCTCCAGGTGCCAGCCCTCGTCGGTGCGGCTGGCCCTGATCCCCGTGCCGCGGGAGCGGGAGGCCCACACCCCGTAGAGGCAACCGTCCAGCGGGCGGGTGCCGGCCTCGTCGTGGACCCGCAGCGCGTCGACGTGTCCCTCGGTGAGCCGCGAAAGCGGGATGTCGGTGCGCCCCAGGGCCTCGAGCGCCGTCACCAGACCCGGCCACGACAGCGAGGTCCAGTCGTGCTGGGCGGCCAGGTGGCGCACTGCCGCGGCGATCGCCTCCGGCCGGTCGGCGTCGCGGTCGTGACCCGGCGGGAGCTCGAGCGGTTCGGGCAGCGGCACCAGCGCGGTCAGCCCGCTCACGGCCGCACCCAGGACGCCGCGACGAAGTCGGGGTCGTGGTGCCGGCTGTGGCGCCGCCACCCCGCCTGCTGCAGGAGCATGTCGGCCTCCTCGGTCGCGTCAGCCCCCGAGAGCTGGGCGTCCTCGGGGTGGTGCCGCCAGTGCACCACCACGACCTCCGCCTCCGCCCGGGCGGCAGCCGCCACGGCCTCGAGCGCCTGTGAGCGGGCCTGCGCCGGCAGGTAGTACAGCACCTCGGCGAGCACGACGAGGTCCGGGAGGGTGGTCAGTGGGGGAATCGCGGGGAGGGCGCTGACCAGTGAGGTCGCGTTCGGGCAGGCCTGCAGGAGCCCTGCCGTGAGGGCCACCGCCGTGGGGGAGGCGTCGCTGGCGGTGACGTGCCCGCAGCGGCGCGCCAGGGCCAGGGCCAGGGCACCGGTCCCGCAGGCGGCGTCCCAGGCGTGGTCGTACCGCTCGTGGGCCAGGAGCGCCAGCAACACCGCCTCCTTGCGCCGCTCGTACCAGCTGTCCCGGACGTGCCAGGGGTCCGGGTCGGCGCCATACAGCGCCTCGAAGTCCGGCGGTCGCACCATCAGCCGACCACCAGCTGGGCGTGGTGGTGCTCGAGCAGCAGCGGTGGCACGACCGGGCCCAGGCCCGGCCGCAGCGGCTCGCGCTGCGAGACGTAGGCCGCGAGCGCGCGCAGGCGCGCCTGCTCGGCCTCGGCGCCCGTCGGCACGACCGACCAACGGTGGCCGGAGGCGGCCACGGCCTCCGGTGTCATCCAGTAGGCCATCCAGACCGGGTACTCGAGCAGCGTCGCCCCCCGGGCGCGCGCGGCGAGGGCCGCTGCGCGGCCGGCTGCCTCGTGGTCGGGGTGGGGGTCATGGCGCCACGGCGCGAGCACGACGTCACCGGGGCCCAGCTGGTCGGCGATCGCGGCGGCCATGGCGTCGGTGTGCGAGGCGACGGCGCCGTCCGGGCAGAGCCGGTGCGCACCCGCGTGGACCCCGAGGTCGGCGAGGGCCGTGTGCCACTCCTGCAGCCTCCGGTCGGCCAGCCCCGGCTCCTCGATCCCGAGGTCGTCGAGGCACGCCTCCCCCGCCGTGAGGGTGATCGCGAGCACCGGGCCGCGAGTGCGGGCCCACTGCGCGACCAGGCGACCGGCCCCGACCGCCTCGTCATCAGGGTGGGCCCCGACGACCACGAGCCGGGTGCTGCTCGGAGGCACCAGGTCGTCGATCGGACGCCTGGGGGCGGCGGCGACGGCGCCGTGCCACACCTCGACGGGCAGCCCGGCAGGCGTCACCGTCACGGTCATGGGGCGAGCCTAGGCACGGTGACGACGGGGCGCTCGACGTCGCTGTTGTCGACCACCATGTCGGCCCGTTCCCACGGTGCCCGCTCGGCGAGGTAGCGGCGCTGCGCCTGCACGTAACGGGCCATCGAGGGGTGTTCCGGGTCGGCGTGGCTGCCGTCCCGCACGGCCATCCGTGCCGCAGTCACCTCGAAGGGCACGTCGAGGTAGACCGTGAAGTCCCACAGGCCCTCGAGCTCACGGCGGTGCAGGAAGAGCCCGTCGACGACCAGCGCCGCACCCGCGGGCGCCCGCAGCAACGGCCCGTCGAGCACCTCGTCGGTGGCGAGGTCGTGACCACGGGGCCGGTAGCACCCGGAGCCTCCCGGCCCCAGCGGCCGAAGCACCTCGTCCACGAAGCGCGGGTAGTCGAACGAGTCCAGCCAGAACCCCTCGGGGGAGGTCCGCCCGAGGCGGTGGCGCACCTCTCGGACGTGGTGGAAGTCGTCGAGAGAGACCTGCACGACGTCGCGCCCGCCTTCGCGCAGGGTCTCGGCCAGCTCGGCGGCGAAGACCGTCTTGCCGGACCCGTCGGGGCCGTCCACCCCGACCCGGGTGCACGACGTGCCCGGCCCGTCGGGCACCCGGGCGGCCACGTGCGCGAGCAGGTCGCGCCGCTGGGCGCTGCCGGGACGGCCCGGACTCACCCGGGGACGATCCAGCGCAGCAGCGTCACAGCGCCGACGACGGCACAGACCACGAAGAGGATGGCGAGCACGACCGTGATGACGACGGCGGCGTCGACACCGCCCCCGGTCTGCACGGGCGCGCTCGGCACGGCGCCTGCTGCCGCGCGGTCGGCGCCCGCGCGGCGGCGCAGCGCCTCGACCCGCGGGTTACCGGGGTTGTCGCGGACGGTGCGCGGCAGGCTGCGCCACATCTGGTCGAAGTGGTCGGCGTGCCGTTCCCGCCACGCCTCGACCGCCTCGTCGACGTCCTTGCCGCGCCGGCCGGTACCGAACCAGGCCGCCCCGGCGGCAGGCATGTCACCCATGGCGTAGTGCACCTCACCGAGCAGCTCGAGGGCCTCGGGGTCGAGGTTGTCGGCGAGGTGCCCGGCAAGGCGGTCACGCGCCTTCCAGGCGCGCCCGGCGGCAAGGTCCGCCCGGGCGCGCTCGACCGCGCCACTGTGGT
This Knoellia sp. p5-6-4 DNA region includes the following protein-coding sequences:
- a CDS encoding serine hydrolase domain-containing protein, with amino-acid sequence MTLDLDPLVEALLRLGDPGTHPAGAVVGVLAGAEVSVAAGGYAVMAGPGEAARPMTADTRLDLASVTKVASTTALAMRLVADGTLDLEASVTAYLPEVGGDHAQVRVRHLLEHTSGLPAWLPLYCRTTVRDEALALAAATSLLCEPGTHWAYSDLGMITLGAVIEGVTGRRQDEAFDELVARPLGLRRTGYGPVPAEEAAASGDSDVVEHHMVAQGDPYPVEARVGDFDGWRTRRPVGEVNDGNAAHALDGVAGHAGLFATVPELLRLGRSLADPAVVPPEVVAAFTRPLAIAPDRALGFRLASVAVAGEAVPLAVHGGFTGTFLAVALDRELAVAVAATRLHGTTGTPERPLTPLASLVSTDEIAATALAGVASAFEAGGRALPARTTDRPRLETGAP
- a CDS encoding glycosyltransferase, with translation MTDVLVAVPARDEEHRVSRCLDSVADALRHARRSAGVQRAALAVAVHRSTDQTAALVEHALAAMPDLEVYRHTDADSGTVGEVRRRLVSAAGAVLGLASSPKAWVFSTDADSVVPTHWVSALLTHARAAEAHCVAGLVDLEGWRAHPAAAAAYGQIVRDGMAAVGHRHVYGANLAVRMDAYAAVGGFPAVAHGEDHGLVRSLRAGGHRVLAVREPAVLTSARMPGRARHGLGELLDRLVSDCSCCAG
- a CDS encoding ABC transporter substrate-binding protein, which translates into the protein MQKFRPAMPVRTVVLGAAVVTSLALAGCSGGSSGASGGKADGPLVFGISADPTQTVPWLSTSTQSVQVLGQIYSTLLNTDASLQPVAGLADLPKISDDGLTYTFTLKKDLKFGNGSALDSEDVKYTFDTIMDPATKATSASYFASVKGIEAPDPQTVVVTLKAPDASFVSALSNVNTSIVPSDVPVDSLTTKPVGSGPYLFESRTPNQSITLKANPDYYQGKPGLAGVQFRVIADEKAMVSALRSGAVDMAVFDNSVTAKTATADNVKVSTVDQLSYHVLQLRADAPALKDVNVRLAISCAIDRKQVLDTAALGAGKVTGPVTSPAYRSDPDSRPCPQRDLAQAREHLGKAGKSGGLSINMITSQGLYSTAVNEAQNIQAQLKEVGIEVKLETLDSNAYVQRWLAGDFDTAIALNGGSTDPNTMYARYFTSTGSFNKVAGYRSATLDKLFAEGKATTDTNERKAVYAKVSQELEDNAAWVWTYTGNLYVAANTAVKGFEPRTNGDLSTLWKATKSAA
- a CDS encoding anhydro-N-acetylmuramic acid kinase, whose translation is MRLLGMISGTSHDGIDVAVCDFSRRGDELVGRVELVDSVPYDDDLRALLVAALPPADTSLAEVTRLDTLIGRAFGEAAHRALATHAAAGGGPVDAVCSHGQTVYHWVEEGSALGTLQLGQPAWVAERTRLPVVSDVRIADIVAGGQGAPLVPLLDTLVLEPLRADGVTAAALNLGGISNVTVCAPGADPVAWDIGPANALVDAVLAADPSTPLAFDRDGEVSAAGRVLPDLLEVLRADPYYRDPAPKSTGKELFHARYVDEALATWGGTASLPDLVATLVELTARTVADALVAAGVDRVFVSGGGARNPTLMRALAKAAPEVRFATTVELGLDPDAKEAIAFALIGWATLHGIPGNVPTCTGAREARVLGTVTPGPDGGALPVAGGTAPTRLTLEDGTP
- a CDS encoding ABC transporter permease, producing MSATTTVPARVVRTSRRSQLLTALRQPSAVVGVVLTVLVVLLALAGLLGLTPYDPARQDVTVALQGPSGAHWFGTDQFGRDVFSRVAAGLANSLRIAVVSVGVAGLVGVLLGVLAGYFGGLLDRVVGVVTNVLFAFPSLLLALALAATLERSWVTVSLAIATVYMPIFARVARGPVLTLRTVDYVTASTAIGRSRMSTLFAHVVPNMRGILVVQTTLSLSWAILTEASLSFLGFGTPPPAASLGGMVYDAQTLSTVAPWMLAFPGAALVVFVVGLNLLGDSLRSALDPRSRGSR
- a CDS encoding acyl-CoA dehydrogenase family protein produces the protein MSGLTALVPLPEPLELPPGHDRDADRPEAIAAAVRHLAAQHDWTSLSWPGLVTALEALGRTDIPLSRLTEGHVDALRVHDEAGTRPLDGCLYGVWASRSRGTGIRASRTDEGWHLEGTLRFASGAGVLDRALVPVWLDDETSVLLDVAVDAWPVDETAWQASAMRLSHSHTVQLAHDVPDREARQLGGAGFYLGRRGFFPGGVGVAAVWVGGAARVVDLVRRHVGAGPVSPAVQLRLGHLRTELVTAAGAVEAAAARLAGGEVTSPQVLATEARSVVGAAVRRLLEHARAVAGPAGLAFDGPLTRAVDDLDLYVRQQGTDGDALFLGSQP
- a CDS encoding ABC transporter permease; this encodes MSLLSALTRHPVLRRLLEALLTLVGVSVLTFVLLRVLPGDQITASYGIEAGALSPEQLADLRAYYGLDQPLVGQYVNWLGGVLSGNLGVSTTSRQSVLDMTASALPTTVELAVLSIVIGLALGVPGGLLAASRPGATRDSGTQLASLLALSLPTFLVATVVSTWLANAFGWNPNGEEFATLAENPALNLQQMLLPALVLGVSIASPVFQTARASVLAIRDEDYIRTARAKGVPSRRLQWRHVLRNALIPIVTIGGLQFGFLLGGTLVIEQIFSIPGIGRQVLLGLNQKEYAVVQSTVLVIAVMFVLVNLATDLLYRVVDPKVRAE
- a CDS encoding class I SAM-dependent methyltransferase produces the protein MVRPPDFEALYGADPDPWHVRDSWYERRKEAVLLALLAHERYDHAWDAACGTGALALALARRCGHVTASDASPTAVALTAGLLQACPNATSLVSALPAIPPLTTLPDLVVLAEVLYYLPAQARSQALEAVAAAARAEAEVVVVHWRHHPEDAQLSGADATEEADMLLQQAGWRRHSRHHDPDFVAASWVRP
- a CDS encoding PP2C family protein-serine/threonine phosphatase, yielding MMEPGPAEALSRVLDAAENASPLDAVEAVTRALAATLHAGAAFFLIEDLSGRGLIRLSHAMDGDAETVFVARQGEESATTRFDGAEQAVVLPFDGGPAEVAVRSQTVPVVPCPTSHGDGGGASVRRWTVLAPVTERGEVLGLLELTLPAEPTAATLTDISRIGHVLAFVIIANGRHTDLFEWGQRTTNFTLPAEIQRRLLPPAFTCEAGAFTLSAWLEPAASVGGDSFDYSLARDVLHLSLTDAMGHGVASALNATLCVGSLRNARRSGASLLEQATLANARIHQHAGETGSEGFATGLLGRLDLRTGTLALVNAGHVFPYLCRAGSVSKVPLPADLPLGMFPDTDYRSTDVVLEPGDRLVLVTDGMLERNAANLDLRAGITGTRSLHPREATRALARGVLDVAGPALTDDATLMVIDWHGGHGRERHTSGGSEPHTASAPVPSSHD